One Prunus dulcis chromosome 7, ALMONDv2, whole genome shotgun sequence DNA segment encodes these proteins:
- the LOC117634746 gene encoding DNA-directed RNA polymerase V subunit 5A-like has protein sequence MEGDAEANGDANGEILGPCLTGYVDDGSPESHRYYLSRRTVLEMIRDRGYSVPSSEIDLSLQDFRALHGQNPDVERLRFSATHRTDPSDRIMVIYCGPGIVKVNVIRGLHSQIANKDTLNGLILITQNQITSQALKTMELYPFKTEIFQITDLLVNITKHVLKPKHHVLTEQEKQKLLKRYNIEENQLPRLSRKDAIAQYYGLEKGQVVKVTYTGDITESHVTYRCIW, from the exons atggaAGGTGACGCAGAGGCGAATGGCGATGCCAACGGGGAGATATTAGGGCCTTGCTTGACTGGCTATGTAGACGACGGAAGTCCAGAGAGCCACAGATACTACCTGTCACGCAGAACCGTGCTGGAGATGATAAGGGACAGAGGCTATTCTGTTCCAAGTTCAGAAATCGACCTCTCTCTCCAAGACTTTCGAGCCCTTCACGGCCAGAATCCGGATGTTGAGCGCCTCCGCTTCTCCGCTACTCATCGCACTGACCCTTCTGACAGG ATTATGGTCATTTACTGCGGGCCTGGTATCGTGAAGGTTAATGTGATTCGTGGGCTGCATTCTCAGATTGCTAATAAAGACACTTTGAATGGGCTCATATTAATTACCCAAAACCAAATAACAAGCCAAGCTCTAAAAACTATGGAACTTTACCCATTTAAAACTGAAATATTCCAG ATTACTGACTTGCTTGTTAATATCACAAAGCATGTCTTGAAGCCAAAGCATCATGTACTGACCGaacaagagaaacaaaaactcCTAAAGAGGTACAACATAGAAGAAAATCAG CTTCCCCGACTGTCAAGAAAAGATGCGATTGCACAGTACTATGGACTTGAGAAGGGGCAGGTAGTGAAAGTTACCTATACTGGTGATATAACCGAGTCACATGTTACATACCGTTGCATCTGGTGA